GAAGCCGGCCCGATCGTCGAAGCCGTGAGCGAGCAGCACCTGCCGAACATCGCGCCGATCACCCTGCGCGCCGAACGCATCACCCAGATGCTCGGCATGGAGATGGACGCCGCCCAGGTCGAGCAACTGCTCAACGCCCTGGAGCTGAAGACCAGCGCAAGTGGGGCAGGGGAGTGGACTGTCACCGTCCCAAGCCACCGCTTCGACGTCAGCCTGGAAGTCGACCTGATCGAAGAGCTGGCCCGCCTGTACGGCTACAACAACCTGCCGGTGCGCTACCCGCAGGCCCGCCTGGCCCCGCAAGCCCGCCCGGAAACCCGCGGCGAGCTGCCGAACCTGCGCCGCCTGCTGGTCGCCCGCGGCTACCAGGAAGCCATCACCTACAGCTTCATCGACCCGAAACTGTTCGAGCTGTTCACCCCAGGCGTCGAGCCGCTGCTGCTGGCCAACCCCATCTCCAGCGACATGGCCGCCATGCGCGCCTCGCTGTGGCCGGGCCTGGTCAAGGCGATGCAGCACAACCTCAACCGCCAGCAAGACCGCGTGCGCCTGTTCGAAAGCGGCCTGCGCTTCGTCGGCCAGCTCGGTGACCTCAAGCAGCAGCCAATGATCGCCGGCGTCGTCACCGGCAGCCGCCAGCCAGAAGGCTGGGCGAACGGTCGCGACGGCATCGACTTCTTCGACGTCAAAGCCGACGTGGAAGCCCTGCTGGGCTACTCGGGCGCCCTGAGCGACTTCACCTTCGTCGCCGGCAAGCACCCAGCCCTGCACCCAGGCCAGACCGCCCGCATCGAGCGCGACGGCAAGGAAGTCGGTTACCTCGGCGCCATCCACCCGGAGCTGGCCAAGACCCTCGGCCTCGACCGCCCGGTGTTCGTCTTCGAGCTGGTGCTTGGTGATGTAGTCGAAGGCCGCCTGCCGAAGTTCAGCGAGCTGTCCAAGTTCCCGGAAACCCGTCGTGACCTGGCCTTGATCGCAGGTCGTGATGTAGCTTCTAGCTCGGTGCTTGAAGTAATTCGTGACAATGCAGGCGAATGGCTCACAGACCTCAGGCTGTTTGACGTCTACCAGGGTAAAGGCATTGATCCTGATAGAAAAAGCCTGGCCGTCGGCTTGACCTGGCAACATCCATCGCGCACTCTTAACGACGATGAGGTGAATGAAACCCTGCAAACCATCCTCACCTCGCTTGAACAAAGGTTGAACACCACGTTAAGGAAATAACGGCATGGGTGCTCTGACGAAAGCTGAGATGGCCGAAAGGCTGTACGAGGAGCTGGGGCTTAACAAGCGTGAGGCCAAGGAGCTGGTCGAGCTGTTTTTCGAAGAAATTCGGCACGCGCTTGAAGACAACGAGCAGGTCAAGCTGTCCGGTTTCGGCAACTTCGACCTTCGCGACAAACGCCAGCGGCCGGGCCGCAACCCTAAAACAGGGGAAGAGATCCCGATCACCGCGCGCCGCGTCGTCACCTTTCGTCCAGGGCAGAAGCTGAAAGCCCGGGTAGAGGCCTATGCTGGAACCAAGCCATAACGACGAGCTGCCCCCCATCCCGGGCAAACGCTACTTCACCATCGGTGAAGTCAGCGAGCTCTGTGCGGTAA
This genomic stretch from Pseudomonas entomophila harbors:
- the pheT gene encoding phenylalanine--tRNA ligase subunit beta is translated as MKFSEQWLRGWVNPQVSRDELVARLSMAGLEVDSVTPAAGQFSGIVVGEILTTEQHPDADKLRVCQVSNGAETFQVVCGAPNARPGIKIPFAMIGAELPGDFKIKKAKLRGVESFGMLCSAAELQITEENDGLLELAADAPVGEDIRKYLNLDDASIEIGLTPNRGDCLSIAGMARDVSALYDVPVTRPAVPAVPAAHDEVRPVEVSAPAACPRYLGRVIRNVDLSKPTPLWMVERLRRSDVRSIDAAVDITNYVMLELGQPMHAFDLAEINGGIRVRMAEEGEKLVLLDGQEVALRADTLVIADHTRALAIAGVMGGEHSGVNTEKTRDLFLESAFFEPISVAGKARSYGLHTDASHRYERGVDSQLAREAMERATALVLEIVGGEAGPIVEAVSEQHLPNIAPITLRAERITQMLGMEMDAAQVEQLLNALELKTSASGAGEWTVTVPSHRFDVSLEVDLIEELARLYGYNNLPVRYPQARLAPQARPETRGELPNLRRLLVARGYQEAITYSFIDPKLFELFTPGVEPLLLANPISSDMAAMRASLWPGLVKAMQHNLNRQQDRVRLFESGLRFVGQLGDLKQQPMIAGVVTGSRQPEGWANGRDGIDFFDVKADVEALLGYSGALSDFTFVAGKHPALHPGQTARIERDGKEVGYLGAIHPELAKTLGLDRPVFVFELVLGDVVEGRLPKFSELSKFPETRRDLALIAGRDVASSSVLEVIRDNAGEWLTDLRLFDVYQGKGIDPDRKSLAVGLTWQHPSRTLNDDEVNETLQTILTSLEQRLNTTLRK
- the ihfA gene encoding integration host factor subunit alpha is translated as MGALTKAEMAERLYEELGLNKREAKELVELFFEEIRHALEDNEQVKLSGFGNFDLRDKRQRPGRNPKTGEEIPITARRVVTFRPGQKLKARVEAYAGTKP